From one Xylanibacillus composti genomic stretch:
- a CDS encoding YjcZ family sporulation protein, which produces MGYAAGAGLGGGFTSTGAILVLFILLVIISRTVLFGG; this is translated from the coding sequence ATGGGCTACGCTGCAGGCGCAGGTTTGGGCGGCGGCTTTACTTCAACGGGTGCAATTCTCGTTCTCTTCATCCTGTTGGTCATCATCAGCCGCACGGTTCTGTTTGGCGGTTAA